The DNA window CGGTTCACGAACATTTCCCGGCCACCGATGCTTAATCAGCATTTCTTTTGCACCGCCATCGAGCTTGAATTTTTTTTCGATTGAAGAGCATAGTCATCAATAAAAAAATCTGCAATCAGAGGAATGTCTTCGGGACGTTCTCGCAGCGGAGCAACCCGTATTTTGTAAACATGAAGTCGAAAAAACAAGTCTTCACGAAAGTTGTCCTGCTCAACTAATTGCTTAAGATTCCTGTTTGTGGAAGATGTTAGAAAAGAACACAACCGAATCTGTTGTACGGGAAATCAGGTGGAATACTAGAAGAAAATACTCAGCAGAGGAGAAAATTTCTGTTCACCAGCGGAAGAACTGGGTTTGCGCGCCGGTACTGTGCAGGCAGTTATTGAAGAAGAAGAGATGCTGCTCGGTGGGGATATTATTCTTAAAGTTGGTGGCATAGGATTGGGTGCAAAGTTCACGGGATTG is part of the candidate division KSB1 bacterium genome and encodes:
- a CDS encoding sigma 54-interacting transcriptional regulator; the encoded protein is MCSFLTSSTNRNLKQLVEQDNFREDLFFRLHVYKIRVAPLRERPEDIPLIADFFIDDYALQSKKNSSSMAVQKKC